The proteins below are encoded in one region of Bacteroides uniformis:
- a CDS encoding aspartate kinase: MKVLKFGGTSVGSAQRMKEVAKLITDGERKIVVLSAMSGTTNTLVEISDYLYKKNPEGANEIINKLESKYRQHIDELFATPEYKQKGLELIKSHFDYIRSYTKDLFTLFEEKVVLAQGELISTAMMNYYLQECGVKSVLLPALEYMRTDKNAEPDPVYIKDKLQVQLELHPDAEIYITQGYICRNAYGEIDNLQRGGSDYTASLIGAAINASEIQIWTDIDGMHNNDPRIVDKTAPVRHLHFEEAAELAYFGAKILHPTCIQPAKYANIPVRLLNTMDPTAPGTLISNDTEKGKIKAVAAKDNITAIKIKSSRMLLAHGFLRKVFEIFESYQTSIDMICTSEVGVSVSIDNVKHLNEILDDLKKYGTVTVDKDMCIICVVGDLEWENVGFEAKALDAMRDIPVRMISFGGSNYNISFLIRECDKKAALQSLSDALFNEE, from the coding sequence ATGAAAGTTTTAAAGTTTGGAGGTACTTCAGTAGGTTCGGCTCAGCGAATGAAGGAAGTGGCCAAATTGATTACCGATGGTGAACGTAAGATTGTGGTTCTCTCTGCCATGTCGGGTACCACAAACACATTGGTTGAGATTTCGGACTATCTGTACAAGAAGAATCCGGAAGGTGCCAACGAGATTATCAACAAGCTGGAAAGTAAATATCGCCAGCACATTGATGAACTCTTTGCTACTCCGGAGTATAAACAGAAAGGCCTGGAACTCATCAAATCACATTTTGACTATATCCGTTCTTATACCAAAGACCTCTTCACTCTGTTTGAGGAGAAAGTGGTGTTGGCTCAGGGCGAGTTGATTTCCACCGCCATGATGAACTACTATCTGCAGGAATGCGGCGTGAAGTCTGTGTTGCTTCCGGCTTTAGAATACATGCGTACGGACAAGAATGCCGAGCCCGATCCGGTCTATATCAAGGACAAGCTCCAGGTTCAGCTGGAACTGCATCCGGATGCTGAGATTTATATCACTCAGGGGTACATCTGCCGCAACGCCTACGGCGAGATAGACAATCTGCAGCGTGGCGGAAGCGACTATACGGCTTCGCTGATTGGTGCTGCCATCAACGCTTCCGAAATCCAGATTTGGACGGATATCGACGGCATGCACAACAACGACCCCCGTATTGTGGACAAGACTGCGCCGGTGCGTCATCTGCATTTCGAAGAGGCCGCCGAGCTGGCATACTTCGGTGCCAAGATTCTGCACCCTACCTGCATCCAGCCTGCCAAGTATGCCAATATCCCCGTCCGTCTGCTCAATACGATGGACCCCACTGCTCCGGGTACGCTGATTTCCAATGATACGGAGAAGGGTAAGATTAAGGCGGTGGCTGCCAAGGACAACATTACGGCCATCAAGATAAAATCCAGCCGCATGTTGCTTGCTCACGGATTCTTGCGTAAGGTTTTCGAGATATTCGAGAGCTACCAGACTTCCATCGATATGATTTGTACTTCAGAAGTGGGTGTGTCCGTATCTATCGATAATGTGAAGCATCTCAATGAAATTCTGGATGACTTGAAGAAGTATGGCACAGTGACGGTGGACAAGGACATGTGCATCATCTGCGTGGTGGGCGACCTCGAATGGGAAAACGTCGGTTTCGAAGCCAAGGCATTGGATGCCATGCGCGACATACCGGTACGTATGATTTCTTTCGGTGGTAGCAACTATAATATTTCTTTCCTCATCCGCGAGTGCGACAAGAAGGCAGCGTTGCAGTCACTCAGTGATGCGCTGTTCAATGAGGAATAA
- the istB gene encoding IS21-like element helper ATPase IstB: METNNLTAPIAVEKDRNTLTIELMNRMKLHGMAAAFTESLTSTMAETMTIDSFLHMLLAREWDYRANAAIQRLIRGAAFRYKACLEQIDYAIPRGLDRNQMERLASLEFIRKGQNLFITGSSGTGKSFLATAMGYEACKKGIRTYYANAPKLMGTLKVAKVKGTLESELKRIERSTLLILDDLFLVNLDAKERPILLDIIEDRHGRKSIIITSQLPTDNWYDAIGDPTVADAIMDRIIHTAHRIELTGESVRKMAAYRGK; this comes from the coding sequence ATGGAAACAAATAATCTTACCGCACCGATAGCTGTCGAAAAAGACCGCAACACGTTGACAATCGAACTGATGAACCGTATGAAGCTGCACGGCATGGCCGCCGCCTTCACTGAAAGCCTAACCTCCACTATGGCAGAAACAATGACAATCGACTCTTTCCTGCACATGTTACTTGCCAGGGAATGGGACTACCGTGCCAATGCAGCCATCCAACGCCTTATACGCGGGGCGGCGTTCCGCTACAAGGCCTGCCTCGAGCAGATAGACTATGCAATCCCGCGTGGCCTTGACCGCAATCAGATGGAGCGGCTTGCATCGCTGGAGTTCATCCGCAAGGGACAGAACCTCTTCATCACAGGGTCATCCGGTACCGGGAAGAGCTTCCTTGCCACAGCAATGGGGTATGAAGCCTGCAAGAAGGGCATACGGACATATTATGCGAATGCTCCGAAACTTATGGGTACGCTTAAGGTGGCAAAAGTAAAAGGCACACTGGAATCGGAACTCAAGAGAATCGAACGGAGCACGCTGCTCATATTGGATGACCTCTTCCTTGTGAACCTTGATGCCAAGGAACGACCCATCCTGCTCGATATAATAGAGGACCGACATGGGCGCAAGTCCATCATCATCACCTCGCAACTGCCAACGGACAATTGGTATGATGCAATCGGAGACCCTACAGTAGCAGATGCCATTATGGATCGTATTATACATACGGCGCACCGGATTGAGCTGACAGGAGAAAGTGTCCGTAAAATGGCTGCATACAGAGGGAAATAA
- the hisF gene encoding imidazole glycerol phosphate synthase subunit HisF, whose product MLAKRIISCLDIKDGQTVKGTNFVNLRQAGDPVELARAYSEQGADELVFLDITASFEGRKTFTELVKRIAANISIPFTVGGGIHELGDVDRLLNAGADKISINSSAIRRPGLIDEIAKNFGSQVCVLAVDAKQTEKGWRCYLNGGRVETDKELFAWTKEAQERGAGEILFTSMNHDGVKTGYANEALSSLADGLSIPIIASGGAGAKEHFRDVFLQGKADAALAASVFHFGEIKIPELKSYLCAQGIAMRR is encoded by the coding sequence GTGTTAGCAAAAAGAATCATTTCTTGCCTCGACATTAAAGATGGGCAGACAGTGAAAGGTACCAATTTCGTGAACCTCCGCCAGGCCGGCGACCCGGTAGAACTGGCGCGTGCTTATAGTGAGCAGGGTGCCGACGAACTGGTTTTTCTCGACATCACAGCCAGTTTTGAAGGCCGTAAGACTTTCACTGAATTGGTGAAACGCATAGCTGCGAATATCAGCATTCCTTTTACTGTAGGTGGAGGCATTCATGAACTGGGTGACGTGGATAGGCTACTGAATGCAGGTGCCGATAAAATCTCCATCAATTCCTCAGCTATCCGCCGTCCCGGATTGATAGACGAGATTGCGAAGAACTTCGGTTCTCAGGTTTGTGTACTGGCAGTTGATGCCAAACAGACAGAGAAGGGATGGCGATGCTACTTGAACGGTGGTCGTGTGGAAACGGATAAGGAACTGTTTGCGTGGACAAAAGAAGCCCAGGAACGTGGTGCGGGCGAGATATTGTTCACCAGCATGAATCACGACGGTGTCAAGACCGGTTATGCCAATGAAGCGCTTTCCAGCCTTGCCGACGGATTGTCCATCCCCATCATTGCATCGGGAGGGGCAGGTGCCAAAGAACATTTTCGTGACGTCTTTTTGCAGGGAAAAGCAGATGCTGCCCTGGCAGCCAGTGTTTTTCATTTCGGAGAAATCAAAATTCCCGAATTAAAATCGTATCTTTGTGCCCAAGGAATTGCGATGAGAAGATGA
- the hisA gene encoding 1-(5-phosphoribosyl)-5-[(5-phosphoribosylamino)methylideneamino]imidazole-4-carboxamide isomerase encodes MIELIPAIDIIDGKCVRLSQGDYDSKKVYNENPVEVALELEAHGIRRLHVVDLDGAASHHVVNYRTLEQIAVRTSLIIDFGGGVKSDEDLVIAFENGAQMVTGGSIAVKNPELFCKWLQMYGSEKIILGADVKEHKIAVNGWKDESGCELFPFLKDYVEKGVRKVICTDISCDGMLQGPSIALYKEILEHHPELYLIASGGVSCADDIRHLEVVGIPAVIFGKALYEGRITFKELENFVS; translated from the coding sequence ATGATAGAACTGATTCCCGCTATTGACATTATTGACGGAAAATGTGTACGCCTTTCCCAAGGCGATTATGACAGCAAGAAGGTGTACAACGAAAATCCCGTGGAAGTGGCCCTGGAGCTGGAGGCTCATGGTATCCGCAGACTTCATGTGGTCGATTTGGACGGTGCGGCTTCCCATCATGTGGTAAACTACCGTACGTTGGAACAGATAGCTGTGCGTACGTCTCTTATTATTGATTTTGGAGGTGGGGTGAAGAGTGATGAAGATTTGGTGATAGCTTTTGAGAACGGTGCGCAGATGGTGACCGGTGGCAGCATTGCTGTGAAGAATCCCGAATTGTTCTGCAAATGGCTTCAAATGTATGGTTCCGAGAAAATTATTCTTGGCGCTGATGTGAAAGAGCATAAAATAGCCGTCAATGGTTGGAAGGATGAGAGTGGCTGCGAACTGTTTCCGTTCTTGAAAGACTATGTAGAGAAGGGGGTCCGTAAGGTTATCTGTACTGATATCAGTTGTGACGGAATGCTGCAAGGACCATCGATAGCGTTGTATAAGGAGATACTGGAGCACCATCCTGAACTCTATCTGATAGCAAGTGGAGGCGTAAGCTGTGCCGATGATATACGCCATTTGGAAGTTGTCGGCATACCTGCCGTTATTTTCGGTAAGGCTCTGTACGAAGGCCGCATCACCTTCAAAGAACTGGAAAATTTTGTTAGTTGA
- a CDS encoding ketopantoate reductase family protein — translation MKILIYGAGVVGCSYGWQLSKAGCDVAVLVRKEQKELVQKDGIRIICSDFREKARKDTDIIFKPTVIDELSSNNDFEYIIVSTNKLQLSTILPSLSKSAGKANVVFFQNNWDVFTEIDKYLKPEQYFFAFPFMVGGGKEDKSIHCAISGLKYSNTPLGEKDGRTTPRVEKLSIILDKANLKPVGKSSVSCPLKPSDSAPLC, via the coding sequence CGGTGCTGGCGTAGTGGGTTGTTCTTATGGCTGGCAATTATCCAAAGCAGGATGTGACGTTGCTGTATTGGTGCGTAAGGAGCAAAAAGAACTTGTACAAAAAGATGGTATTCGCATTATCTGTTCTGACTTTAGAGAGAAAGCAAGAAAAGATACAGATATAATCTTTAAGCCTACAGTAATAGACGAACTTTCGTCAAACAATGATTTTGAATACATTATTGTCTCCACCAATAAATTGCAATTATCAACTATATTGCCAAGTCTTTCAAAGTCAGCAGGAAAAGCAAATGTTGTATTTTTCCAAAATAACTGGGATGTTTTTACTGAAATAGATAAATATCTAAAACCTGAACAATACTTTTTTGCCTTTCCCTTTATGGTCGGGGGCGGAAAAGAAGATAAAAGCATACATTGTGCCATTTCAGGTCTAAAATATTCCAATACTCCGTTAGGTGAAAAAGACGGGCGGACAACTCCACGAGTAGAAAAACTTTCCATAATACTGGATAAAGCAAACTTAAAGCCTGTTGGAAAATCCAGTGTAAGCTGCCCCCTAAAACCAAGCGATTCTGCCCCCTTGTGCTAA
- the hisIE gene encoding bifunctional phosphoribosyl-AMP cyclohydrolase/phosphoribosyl-ATP diphosphatase HisIE, with the protein MDFDKMNGLVPAIIQDADTAKVLMLGFMNKEAYDKTVETGKVTFFSRTKNRLWTKGEESGNFLNVVSIKEDCDRDTLLVQVHPVGPVCHTGTDTCWGEKNEQPVMFLKLLQDFICKRYDEMPEGSYTTSLFQSGINKMAQKVGEEAVETVIEACNGTDERLIYEGADLLYHLIVLLTSKGYRIEDLARELEERHSATWKKH; encoded by the coding sequence ATGGATTTTGACAAGATGAACGGACTCGTTCCGGCGATTATACAAGATGCAGATACCGCTAAGGTGCTGATGCTTGGCTTCATGAACAAGGAGGCTTATGACAAGACGGTGGAAACTGGAAAGGTGACTTTCTTCAGCCGTACCAAGAACCGTCTTTGGACGAAAGGCGAGGAGAGTGGCAACTTCCTGAATGTGGTTTCCATAAAGGAAGACTGTGACCGGGATACGTTACTGGTGCAGGTACATCCCGTAGGCCCGGTTTGCCATACCGGTACAGATACTTGCTGGGGTGAGAAGAACGAACAGCCGGTTATGTTTCTAAAGCTTCTTCAGGATTTCATCTGTAAGCGTTATGATGAAATGCCCGAAGGTTCCTATACGACCAGTCTTTTCCAGTCCGGTATCAACAAAATGGCACAGAAGGTAGGCGAAGAGGCTGTGGAAACCGTCATTGAGGCTTGCAACGGTACGGACGAACGCCTGATTTATGAAGGAGCTGATTTGTTGTATCACCTCATCGTGCTGCTCACATCCAAAGGATACCGCATTGAAGACCTTGCGCGTGAATTGGAGGAACGTCACAGTGCGACGTGGAAGAAACATTAA
- the purU gene encoding formyltetrahydrofolate deformylase: MMKTAKLLLHCPDKPGILAEVTDFITVNKGNIIYLDQYVDHVENIFFMRIEWELKDFLVPQEKIEDYFATLYAQKYEMNFRLYFSDTKPRMAIFVSKMSHCLFDLLARYTAGEWNVEIPLIISNHPDLQHVAERFGIPFHLFPITKETKEEQEKKEMELLAKHKITFIVLARYMQVISEQMINAYPNRIINIHHSFLPAFVGAKPYHAAFERGVKIIGATSHYVTTELDAGPIIEQDVVRITHKDTVQDLVNKGKDLEKIVLSRAVQKHIERKVLAYKNKTVIFN, from the coding sequence ATGATGAAAACAGCCAAACTGTTGCTGCACTGCCCTGACAAACCAGGCATATTGGCAGAAGTAACAGACTTTATAACGGTGAATAAAGGTAATATTATCTATCTGGATCAGTATGTAGACCATGTAGAGAATATCTTTTTTATGCGTATTGAATGGGAATTGAAAGATTTTCTGGTGCCTCAGGAAAAGATTGAGGATTATTTTGCCACTTTGTATGCACAGAAATATGAGATGAATTTCCGTCTCTATTTCTCCGATACAAAACCGCGTATGGCTATCTTTGTTTCAAAGATGTCCCATTGCTTGTTCGACTTGTTGGCGCGTTACACCGCTGGTGAGTGGAATGTGGAGATACCTCTTATTATAAGCAATCATCCCGATTTGCAGCACGTGGCCGAGCGTTTCGGTATTCCTTTCCATCTTTTCCCCATTACCAAAGAGACAAAGGAGGAACAAGAGAAGAAGGAAATGGAGTTACTGGCAAAGCATAAGATAACTTTCATAGTGCTGGCGCGCTACATGCAGGTCATTTCCGAGCAAATGATAAACGCTTATCCCAATAGGATAATCAATATCCATCACTCTTTCCTTCCGGCATTTGTGGGAGCGAAGCCCTATCATGCTGCGTTTGAACGTGGAGTGAAGATTATTGGAGCTACCAGCCACTATGTTACCACAGAATTGGATGCCGGTCCCATCATAGAGCAGGATGTGGTGCGTATTACACACAAGGACACTGTGCAGGATTTGGTGAACAAGGGTAAGGACTTGGAAAAGATTGTGCTTTCTCGTGCTGTTCAGAAGCATATTGAACGCAAGGTGTTGGCATATAAGAACAAAACGGTAATATTTAATTAG
- the hisH gene encoding imidazole glycerol phosphate synthase subunit HisH — MKVAVVKYNAGNIRSVDYALKRLGVEAVITADEAVLRAADKVIFPGVGEAETTMDFLRAGGMDRLIKELRQPVLGICLGMQLMCRHSEEGDVDCLGIFDTDVKRFISQRHEDKVPHMGWNTIARTNSGLFKGFTKEEFVYFVHSFYVPVNDCTAAVTDYIHPFSAALHKGNYYATQFHPEKSGSVGERILRNFLEL; from the coding sequence ATGAAAGTTGCAGTTGTCAAATATAATGCAGGCAATATCCGTTCGGTGGATTATGCTTTGAAGCGTCTGGGAGTAGAGGCAGTGATTACGGCGGATGAGGCTGTGCTACGTGCTGCCGATAAGGTTATCTTTCCCGGTGTGGGAGAGGCGGAAACCACTATGGACTTTTTGCGTGCCGGTGGTATGGATAGGCTGATAAAGGAGTTACGCCAGCCGGTATTGGGCATTTGCCTGGGCATGCAGTTGATGTGCCGCCACTCTGAAGAGGGGGATGTGGATTGCCTGGGTATTTTTGATACTGATGTGAAACGTTTCATTTCGCAGAGGCACGAGGATAAAGTACCTCATATGGGATGGAATACCATTGCCCGGACGAATAGCGGACTTTTTAAAGGCTTTACTAAAGAAGAGTTTGTTTATTTCGTACATAGTTTCTATGTGCCAGTCAATGATTGTACGGCAGCCGTGACGGATTACATTCATCCGTTCAGTGCCGCTTTGCATAAAGGCAATTACTACGCCACACAGTTCCATCCGGAAAAGAGTGGAAGTGTGGGAGAGCGTATTTTGCGGAATTTCCTGGAACTGTAA
- a CDS encoding cell division ATP-binding protein FtsE, producing the protein MGVGEALIRYTDVEIHQQELCVLNDVNLELHKGEFVYLVGKVGSGKTSLLKTFYGELDIASGEAEVLGYDMLHIKRKHIPQLRRKLGIVFQDFQLLTDRTVYDNLEFVLRATGWKSKGEIKDKIEEVLNLVGMSNKGYKLPNELSGGEQQRIVIARAVLNSPEIILADEPTGNLDSETGHAIAELLHGISEAGALVVMTTHNLQLLREFPGKVYRCADHLMTDVTAEYAPAITND; encoded by the coding sequence ATGGGGGTGGGCGAGGCGCTGATAAGATATACGGACGTAGAGATACACCAGCAGGAGTTGTGCGTACTGAACGATGTGAATTTGGAACTTCACAAAGGGGAGTTCGTGTACCTGGTAGGTAAAGTGGGCTCCGGCAAGACGAGCCTGCTCAAGACTTTCTATGGCGAACTGGATATTGCATCGGGCGAGGCTGAAGTATTGGGGTATGACATGCTCCATATTAAGCGTAAGCACATCCCGCAGTTGCGCCGTAAGCTGGGAATCGTATTCCAGGACTTCCAGTTGCTGACAGACCGTACGGTGTACGATAACCTTGAATTTGTTCTCCGTGCTACCGGTTGGAAGAGCAAAGGGGAGATTAAGGACAAAATAGAAGAGGTGTTGAACCTGGTGGGGATGAGCAACAAAGGATATAAGCTGCCTAATGAACTGTCGGGTGGTGAGCAACAGCGCATTGTGATTGCGCGTGCAGTGCTCAACTCTCCGGAGATAATCCTTGCGGATGAGCCTACCGGAAACCTGGATTCGGAAACCGGACATGCCATTGCAGAACTTCTGCACGGCATCAGTGAAGCCGGCGCACTGGTGGTGATGACCACGCACAACCTGCAGCTGCTGCGAGAGTTTCCCGGCAAGGTGTACCGGTGCGCAGACCATCTGATGACTGATGTTACAGCAGAATACGCCCCTGCAATAACCAATGATTAG